A single Danio aesculapii chromosome 19, fDanAes4.1, whole genome shotgun sequence DNA region contains:
- the wipf2b gene encoding WAS/WASL-interacting protein family member 2b has protein sequence MPIPPPPPPPAGPPPPPTLSQANTTPPKLSRDEAKGRGALLSDICKGAKLKKTTGVNDRSAPLIENPKGSGGGVSSSGGGSSAPVQPVGGLFQGGVPKLRPVGDGSAGRSALHPHGTRSAAPRPPGNHEDPDSPSQQTSPPESSRPQRPSLPDLSRSPAGGSSPSPGMKHSSSAPPPPPPMSRRGNAPPAPLQKANAPLYNREKPLPPTPEQRGPSPAPVRENAPPPPVKPPPSPASSRSSSSSSSSLAPPPPPYRQQSGLSNGPSSPVNEAAPELPQRHNSLSKKPSAAGHTPTRGHAPPPPPSPTPQAGRPPPPAREPPGRGAAPPVPGQPSRNGRDAPPPPPPPYRTHGTSSDAPSRGKPPPPPSRTPAGPPPPPPPIRNGHTSISRSFVDDFESKYSFHPLDDFPPPEEYRHFTKIYPSKANRVMRGAPPLPPVGR, from the exons ATGCCCATTCCTCCCCCTCCCCCTCCACCCGCTGGACCCCCGCCTCCACCCACTCTCAGCCAG GCAAACACAACTCCTCCCAAGCTGAGCCGAGATGAAGCCAAGGGCAGGGGCGCTCTGCTCTCGGACATCTGCAAAGGGGCCAAGTTGAAGAAAACGACCGGAGTCAATGACAGGAGCGCTCCTTTGATTGAGA ATCCGAAAGGAAGCGGTGGAGGTGTGTCCAGCAGTGGAGGTGGTTCTTCAGCACCGGTGCAGCCAGTGGGAGGCTTGTTTCAGGGTGGCGTCCCAAAATTGCGACCCGTTGGAG ATGGTTCTGCAGGCCGGTCTGCATTGCACCCTCATGGCACTCGCTCTGCTGCCCCTCGCCCCCCCGGCAATCACGAAGACCCCGACAGTCCCTCTCAGCAGACCTCTCCTCCTGAGTCAAGCCGTCCGCAGAGACCGTCCCTTCCTGATCTGTCCCGTTCCCCCGCTGGAGGCAGCAGCCCCTCTCCAGGTATGAAGCACAGCTCTTCTGCTCCGCCTCCACCTCCCCCAATGTCCCGACGTGGTAACGCTCCTCCTGCTCCACTGCAGAAGGCCAACGCACCCTTGTACAATCGAGAAAAGCCTCTTCCCCCGACTCCAGAGCAGCGCGGACCCTCTCCAGCACCAGTGCGGGAAAATGCCCCCCCTCCGCCTGTTAAACCTCCTCCGTCTCCTGCGAGCAGCCGCTCTtcttcatcctcctcttcctctctgGCCCCGCCTCCTCCTCCGTATCGCCAGCAGTCTGGGCTTTCCAATGGACCCTCCAGTCCTGTGAATGAAGCAGCCCCTGAACTGCCCCAGAGACACAACTCGCTCAGCAAGAAGCCTTCAGCTGCTGGACACACACCGACCCGTGGACATGCACCGCCTCCACCTCCATCACCCACCCCGCAGGCTGGCAGACCCCCTCCTCCAGCACGAGAGCCCCCTGGACGAGGAGCAG CTCCTCCAGTTCCCGGGCAGCCATCGAGGAATGGTCGTGATGCTCCTCCGCCGCCTCCACCACCTTACCGGACTCATGGCACCAGCTCAGACGCCCCAAGCCGAGGCAAGCCCCCTCCTCCCCCCTCTCGCACCCCAGCTGGACCCCCGCCCCCTCCCCCACCTATCCGAAATGGACACACCTCCATCTCCCGCTCCTTCGTAG ATGATTTTGAGTCCAAGTATTCATTTCATCCTCTGGACGACTTCCCTCCTCCAGAAGAGTACAGACACTTCACAAAGATATACCCTAGCAAAGCTAACAGAG